Proteins co-encoded in one Papaver somniferum cultivar HN1 chromosome 5, ASM357369v1, whole genome shotgun sequence genomic window:
- the LOC113281850 gene encoding putative uncharacterized protein DDB_G0271606 isoform X2: MLLWCGQLIISGWNPIDRRTIFLCYALNFVSMLETLEKYERIKGILPVSSKPVSEPVVNDIEDEAFQDYLQLKARAEVLQQNYRNLQGEGLETLRFEELDQLESQLEVTLKQVRSEKTRSMFGHLAELQQKEKMQREANKTLSKKMAEDNAETALRLSWQVAEQQRQQRMDEDKTDMALELSWQVGEQQRQQIDKDKAEMALQLSWQADEHQRQQQIDKDKADMALQLSWQADEQQRQQQIDNDKAEMARQLSWQADEQQRQQQIDKDKAEMALQLSWQADEQQRQQQIDKDKAEMALQLSWQVDEQQRQQQIDKDKAEMALQLSWQVDEQQRQQQMDEDKAENALQLSWHAGEQQWQQQMDADKAENALQLSWQVGEQQWQQQINKDKVDIALQSSWQAGEQQRQVSYNHYTDAVQSECFFQALECSPSSQVGNNHLSNTGNMMNVTAPAQDLISFLPGWML, translated from the exons ATGCTATTATGGTGTGGTCAGTTAATAATCTCTGGATGGAATCCTATTGATAGACGGACAATCTTTCTGTGCTATGCTTTAAATTTTGTTAGTATGTTGGAGACGCTGGAGAAGTATGAAAGGATCAAAGGTATTTTACCTGTATCAAGCAAGCCTGTCAGCGAGCCTGTCGTCAATGACATTGAG GATGAAGCCTTCCAGGACTACTTGCAGCTAAAAGCAAGAGCAGAAGTTCTACAACAAAATTATAG AAACTTGCAAGGGGAAGGTTTGGAAACATTAAGGTTTGAGGAGCTCGATCAACTTGAAAGCCAATTAGAGGTTACATTAAAGCAGGTCAGATCAGAAAAG aCTCGATCTATGTTTGGACATCTTGCCGagcttcaacaaaag GAAAAAATGCAGCGCGAAGCTAATAAGACCCTGAGTAAGAAG ATGGCAGAAGATAATGCAGAAACTGCACTACGATTGTCATGGCAAGTGGCTGAACAGCAAAGGCAGCAGCGGATGGACGAAGATAAAACAGATATGGCACTAGAATTGTCATGGCAAGTGGGTGAACAGCAAAGGCAGCAGATTGACAAAGATAAGGCAGAAATGGCACTACAATTGTCATGGCAAGCTGATGAACACCAAAGGCAGCAGCAGATTGACAAAGATAAGGCAGATATGGCACTGCAATTGTCATGGCAAGCGGATGAACAGCAAAGGCAGCAGCAGATTGACAACGATAAGGCAGAAATGGCACGACAATTGTCATGGCAAGCTGATGAACAGCAAAGGCAGCAGCAGATTGACAAAGATAAGGCAGAAATGGCACTACAATTGTCATGGCAAGCGGATGAACAGCAAAGGCAGCAGCAGATTGACAAAGATAAGGCAGAAATGGCACTACAATTGTCATGGCAAGTTGATGAACAGCAAAGGCAGCAGCAGATTGACAAAGATAAGGCAGAAATGGCACTACAATTGTCATGGCAAGTGGATGAACAGCAAAGGCAGCAGCAGATGGACGAAGATAAGGCTGAAAATGCACTACAGTTGTCATGGCACGCGGGTGAGcaacaatggcagcagcagatgGACGCAGATAAGGCTGAAAATGCACTACAGCTGTCATGGCAAGTGGGTGAGcaacaatggcagcagcagattAACAAAGATAAGGTAGATATTGCACTGCAGTCATCATGGCAAGCAGGTGAACAACAAAGGCAGGTTTCATACAATCATTACACAGATGCTGTTCAATCAGAGTGTTTTTTCCAGGCTTTAGAGTGCAGTCCCTCTTCGCAAGTCGG GAACAATCACTTGAGTAACACAGGTAATATGATGAATGTTACAGCCCCAGCACAAGACTTGATAAGCTTTTTACCTGGGTGGATGCTATAA
- the LOC113281850 gene encoding putative uncharacterized protein DDB_G0271606 isoform X1: MNNLEIQHQKKKMGRGIKRDIKRIEDKAQRHLSFYRRKSTLLKKARDLSDDSEDEVALIIFSSEGKLSEFSSTSSMLETLEKYERIKGILPVSSKPVSEPVVNDIEDEAFQDYLQLKARAEVLQQNYRNLQGEGLETLRFEELDQLESQLEVTLKQVRSEKTRSMFGHLAELQQKEKMQREANKTLSKKMAEDNAETALRLSWQVAEQQRQQRMDEDKTDMALELSWQVGEQQRQQIDKDKAEMALQLSWQADEHQRQQQIDKDKADMALQLSWQADEQQRQQQIDNDKAEMARQLSWQADEQQRQQQIDKDKAEMALQLSWQADEQQRQQQIDKDKAEMALQLSWQVDEQQRQQQIDKDKAEMALQLSWQVDEQQRQQQMDEDKAENALQLSWHAGEQQWQQQMDADKAENALQLSWQVGEQQWQQQINKDKVDIALQSSWQAGEQQRQVSYNHYTDAVQSECFFQALECSPSSQVGNNHLSNTGNMMNVTAPAQDLISFLPGWML; the protein is encoded by the exons ATGAACAACCTAGAAATCCAGcaccaaaagaaaaaaatggggAGAGGAATAAAAAGAGATATAAAGAGGATTGAAGACAAGGCGCAGAGACATCTTTCATTTTATAGGAGAAAGAGCACTCTTTTGAAGAAAGCTCGTGATCTATCAGATGATTCTGAAGATGAAGTTGCTCTTATCATATTCTCCAGCGAAGGCAAACTCTCTGAGTTTTCTAGCACTTCAAG TATGTTGGAGACGCTGGAGAAGTATGAAAGGATCAAAGGTATTTTACCTGTATCAAGCAAGCCTGTCAGCGAGCCTGTCGTCAATGACATTGAG GATGAAGCCTTCCAGGACTACTTGCAGCTAAAAGCAAGAGCAGAAGTTCTACAACAAAATTATAG AAACTTGCAAGGGGAAGGTTTGGAAACATTAAGGTTTGAGGAGCTCGATCAACTTGAAAGCCAATTAGAGGTTACATTAAAGCAGGTCAGATCAGAAAAG aCTCGATCTATGTTTGGACATCTTGCCGagcttcaacaaaag GAAAAAATGCAGCGCGAAGCTAATAAGACCCTGAGTAAGAAG ATGGCAGAAGATAATGCAGAAACTGCACTACGATTGTCATGGCAAGTGGCTGAACAGCAAAGGCAGCAGCGGATGGACGAAGATAAAACAGATATGGCACTAGAATTGTCATGGCAAGTGGGTGAACAGCAAAGGCAGCAGATTGACAAAGATAAGGCAGAAATGGCACTACAATTGTCATGGCAAGCTGATGAACACCAAAGGCAGCAGCAGATTGACAAAGATAAGGCAGATATGGCACTGCAATTGTCATGGCAAGCGGATGAACAGCAAAGGCAGCAGCAGATTGACAACGATAAGGCAGAAATGGCACGACAATTGTCATGGCAAGCTGATGAACAGCAAAGGCAGCAGCAGATTGACAAAGATAAGGCAGAAATGGCACTACAATTGTCATGGCAAGCGGATGAACAGCAAAGGCAGCAGCAGATTGACAAAGATAAGGCAGAAATGGCACTACAATTGTCATGGCAAGTTGATGAACAGCAAAGGCAGCAGCAGATTGACAAAGATAAGGCAGAAATGGCACTACAATTGTCATGGCAAGTGGATGAACAGCAAAGGCAGCAGCAGATGGACGAAGATAAGGCTGAAAATGCACTACAGTTGTCATGGCACGCGGGTGAGcaacaatggcagcagcagatgGACGCAGATAAGGCTGAAAATGCACTACAGCTGTCATGGCAAGTGGGTGAGcaacaatggcagcagcagattAACAAAGATAAGGTAGATATTGCACTGCAGTCATCATGGCAAGCAGGTGAACAACAAAGGCAGGTTTCATACAATCATTACACAGATGCTGTTCAATCAGAGTGTTTTTTCCAGGCTTTAGAGTGCAGTCCCTCTTCGCAAGTCGG GAACAATCACTTGAGTAACACAGGTAATATGATGAATGTTACAGCCCCAGCACAAGACTTGATAAGCTTTTTACCTGGGTGGATGCTATAA
- the LOC113281851 gene encoding agamous-like MADS-box protein AGL9 homolog isoform X1 yields the protein MGRGRVELKLIENKINRQVTFAKRRNGLLKKAYELSVLCDAEVALIIFSSKGKLYEYCSSSSMLKTLERYQRNTNSSTSQSSEIVAFDVEDETYQDYLKLKARAEVLQQNNRNLQGEDLGPLSVNELEQLENQLEVSLKQVRSTRTRYMFDHLTELQQKEQLLREANKSLNKKKMDEDKAEIDLQLSWQAGEQRRQQQVDDHRALQLSWQEGEQRRQQQQMDEHKAEMALQWSWQAAEQQRQIAAYNHHINAAASERFFQPLECSPSLQSGNSLSNASNMMNSAAPVQNLLGFFPGWTL from the exons ATGGGGAGAGGGAGAGTGGAACTAAAGTTGATAGAAAACAAGATTAATAGACAAGTTACATTTGCAAAGAGAAGGAATGGTCTTCTTAAGAAAGCTTATGAATTATCAGTTCTATGTGATGCTGAAGTTGCTCTTATCATTTTCTCTAGCAAAGGCAAACTCTATGAGTATTGTAGCAGCTCTAG cATGTTGAAGACTCTGGAGAGGTATCAAAGGAACACCAACTCAAGTACATCCCAGTCCAGTGAGATTGTTGCCTTTGACGTCGAG GATGAAACCTACCAGGACTATTTGAAGCTAAAGGCAAGAGCGGAGGTTCTACAACAGAATAATAG AAACCTGCAAGGGGAAGATTTGGGACCATTAAGTGTCAATGAGCTTGAGCAACTTGAGAACCAATTAGAGGTTTCACTAAAGCAAGTCAGATCGACAAGG ACTCGATATATGTTTGATCATCTTACGGAGCTTCAGCAAAAG GAACAACTGCTGCGTGAAGCTAATAAATCCCTGAATAAGAAG AAGATGGATGAAGATAAAGCAGAAATTGATCTACAGTTGTCATGGCAAGCAGGTGAACAACGAAGGCAGCAGCAGGTGGACGACCATAGAGCATTACAGTTGTCATGGCAAGAGGGTGAACAgcgaaggcagcagcagcagatggATGAACATAAAGCAGAAATGGCACTACAGTGGTCATGGCAAGCGGCTGAACAACAGAGGCAGATTGCTGCATACAATCATCATATTAATGCTGCTGCATCAGAGCGTTTTTTCCAACCTTTAGAGTGCAGCCCTTCCTTGCAATCTGG GAACAGTTTGAGTAATGCAAGTAATATGATGAATAGTGCTGCCCCAGTGCAAAACTTGTTAGGGTTTTTCCCTGGTTGGACGCTTTGA
- the LOC113281850 gene encoding putative uncharacterized protein DDB_G0271606 isoform X3, which yields MLETLEKYERIKGILPVSSKPVSEPVVNDIEDEAFQDYLQLKARAEVLQQNYRNLQGEGLETLRFEELDQLESQLEVTLKQVRSEKTRSMFGHLAELQQKEKMQREANKTLSKKMAEDNAETALRLSWQVAEQQRQQRMDEDKTDMALELSWQVGEQQRQQIDKDKAEMALQLSWQADEHQRQQQIDKDKADMALQLSWQADEQQRQQQIDNDKAEMARQLSWQADEQQRQQQIDKDKAEMALQLSWQADEQQRQQQIDKDKAEMALQLSWQVDEQQRQQQIDKDKAEMALQLSWQVDEQQRQQQMDEDKAENALQLSWHAGEQQWQQQMDADKAENALQLSWQVGEQQWQQQINKDKVDIALQSSWQAGEQQRQVSYNHYTDAVQSECFFQALECSPSSQVGNNHLSNTGNMMNVTAPAQDLISFLPGWML from the exons ATGTTGGAGACGCTGGAGAAGTATGAAAGGATCAAAGGTATTTTACCTGTATCAAGCAAGCCTGTCAGCGAGCCTGTCGTCAATGACATTGAG GATGAAGCCTTCCAGGACTACTTGCAGCTAAAAGCAAGAGCAGAAGTTCTACAACAAAATTATAG AAACTTGCAAGGGGAAGGTTTGGAAACATTAAGGTTTGAGGAGCTCGATCAACTTGAAAGCCAATTAGAGGTTACATTAAAGCAGGTCAGATCAGAAAAG aCTCGATCTATGTTTGGACATCTTGCCGagcttcaacaaaag GAAAAAATGCAGCGCGAAGCTAATAAGACCCTGAGTAAGAAG ATGGCAGAAGATAATGCAGAAACTGCACTACGATTGTCATGGCAAGTGGCTGAACAGCAAAGGCAGCAGCGGATGGACGAAGATAAAACAGATATGGCACTAGAATTGTCATGGCAAGTGGGTGAACAGCAAAGGCAGCAGATTGACAAAGATAAGGCAGAAATGGCACTACAATTGTCATGGCAAGCTGATGAACACCAAAGGCAGCAGCAGATTGACAAAGATAAGGCAGATATGGCACTGCAATTGTCATGGCAAGCGGATGAACAGCAAAGGCAGCAGCAGATTGACAACGATAAGGCAGAAATGGCACGACAATTGTCATGGCAAGCTGATGAACAGCAAAGGCAGCAGCAGATTGACAAAGATAAGGCAGAAATGGCACTACAATTGTCATGGCAAGCGGATGAACAGCAAAGGCAGCAGCAGATTGACAAAGATAAGGCAGAAATGGCACTACAATTGTCATGGCAAGTTGATGAACAGCAAAGGCAGCAGCAGATTGACAAAGATAAGGCAGAAATGGCACTACAATTGTCATGGCAAGTGGATGAACAGCAAAGGCAGCAGCAGATGGACGAAGATAAGGCTGAAAATGCACTACAGTTGTCATGGCACGCGGGTGAGcaacaatggcagcagcagatgGACGCAGATAAGGCTGAAAATGCACTACAGCTGTCATGGCAAGTGGGTGAGcaacaatggcagcagcagattAACAAAGATAAGGTAGATATTGCACTGCAGTCATCATGGCAAGCAGGTGAACAACAAAGGCAGGTTTCATACAATCATTACACAGATGCTGTTCAATCAGAGTGTTTTTTCCAGGCTTTAGAGTGCAGTCCCTCTTCGCAAGTCGG GAACAATCACTTGAGTAACACAGGTAATATGATGAATGTTACAGCCCCAGCACAAGACTTGATAAGCTTTTTACCTGGGTGGATGCTATAA
- the LOC113281851 gene encoding agamous-like MADS-box protein AGL9 homolog isoform X4: MGRGRVELKLIENKINRQVTFAKRRNGLLKKAYELSVLCDAEVALIIFSSKGKLYEYCSSSSMLKTLERYQRNTNSSTSQSSEIVAFDVEDETYQDYLKLKARAEVLQQNNRNLQGEDLGPLSVNELEQLENQLEVSLKQVRSTRTRYMFDHLTELQQKEQLLREANKSLNKKVNNEGSSRWTTIEHYSCHGKRVNSEGSSSRWMNIKQKWHYSGHGKRLNNRGRLLHTIIILMLLHQSVFSNL; encoded by the exons ATGGGGAGAGGGAGAGTGGAACTAAAGTTGATAGAAAACAAGATTAATAGACAAGTTACATTTGCAAAGAGAAGGAATGGTCTTCTTAAGAAAGCTTATGAATTATCAGTTCTATGTGATGCTGAAGTTGCTCTTATCATTTTCTCTAGCAAAGGCAAACTCTATGAGTATTGTAGCAGCTCTAG cATGTTGAAGACTCTGGAGAGGTATCAAAGGAACACCAACTCAAGTACATCCCAGTCCAGTGAGATTGTTGCCTTTGACGTCGAG GATGAAACCTACCAGGACTATTTGAAGCTAAAGGCAAGAGCGGAGGTTCTACAACAGAATAATAG AAACCTGCAAGGGGAAGATTTGGGACCATTAAGTGTCAATGAGCTTGAGCAACTTGAGAACCAATTAGAGGTTTCACTAAAGCAAGTCAGATCGACAAGG ACTCGATATATGTTTGATCATCTTACGGAGCTTCAGCAAAAG GAACAACTGCTGCGTGAAGCTAATAAATCCCTGAATAAGAAG GTGAACAACGAAGGCAGCAGCAGGTGGACGACCATAGAGCATTACAGTTGTCATGGCAAGAGGGTGAACAgcgaaggcagcagcagcagatggATGAACATAAAGCAGAAATGGCACTACAGTGGTCATGGCAAGCGGCTGAACAACAGAGGCAGATTGCTGCATACAATCATCATATTAATGCTGCTGCATCAGAGCGTTTTTTCCAACCTTTAG
- the LOC113281851 gene encoding agamous-like MADS-box protein AGL9 homolog isoform X3, which translates to MGRGRVELKLIENKINRQVTFAKRRNGLLKKAYELSVLCDAEVALIIFSSKGKLYEYCSSSSMLKTLERYQRNTNSSTSQSSEIVAFDVEDETYQDYLKLKARAEVLQQNNRNLQGEDLGPLSVNELEQLENQLEVSLKQVRSTRTRYMFDHLTELQQKEQLLREANKSLNKKKMDEDKAEIDLQLSWQAGEQRRQQQVDDHRALQLSWQEGEQRRQQQQMDEHKAEMALQWSWQAAEQQRQIAAYNHHINAAASERFFQPLECSPSLQSGLSNASNMMNSAAPVQNLLGFFPGWTL; encoded by the exons ATGGGGAGAGGGAGAGTGGAACTAAAGTTGATAGAAAACAAGATTAATAGACAAGTTACATTTGCAAAGAGAAGGAATGGTCTTCTTAAGAAAGCTTATGAATTATCAGTTCTATGTGATGCTGAAGTTGCTCTTATCATTTTCTCTAGCAAAGGCAAACTCTATGAGTATTGTAGCAGCTCTAG cATGTTGAAGACTCTGGAGAGGTATCAAAGGAACACCAACTCAAGTACATCCCAGTCCAGTGAGATTGTTGCCTTTGACGTCGAG GATGAAACCTACCAGGACTATTTGAAGCTAAAGGCAAGAGCGGAGGTTCTACAACAGAATAATAG AAACCTGCAAGGGGAAGATTTGGGACCATTAAGTGTCAATGAGCTTGAGCAACTTGAGAACCAATTAGAGGTTTCACTAAAGCAAGTCAGATCGACAAGG ACTCGATATATGTTTGATCATCTTACGGAGCTTCAGCAAAAG GAACAACTGCTGCGTGAAGCTAATAAATCCCTGAATAAGAAG AAGATGGATGAAGATAAAGCAGAAATTGATCTACAGTTGTCATGGCAAGCAGGTGAACAACGAAGGCAGCAGCAGGTGGACGACCATAGAGCATTACAGTTGTCATGGCAAGAGGGTGAACAgcgaaggcagcagcagcagatggATGAACATAAAGCAGAAATGGCACTACAGTGGTCATGGCAAGCGGCTGAACAACAGAGGCAGATTGCTGCATACAATCATCATATTAATGCTGCTGCATCAGAGCGTTTTTTCCAACCTTTAGAGTGCAGCCCTTCCTTGCAATCTGG TTTGAGTAATGCAAGTAATATGATGAATAGTGCTGCCCCAGTGCAAAACTTGTTAGGGTTTTTCCCTGGTTGGACGCTTTGA
- the LOC113281851 gene encoding agamous-like MADS-box protein AGL9 homolog isoform X2 — MGRGRVELKLIENKINRQVTFAKRRNGLLKKAYELSVLCDAEVALIIFSSKGKLYEYCSSSSMLKTLERYQRNTNSSTSQSSEIVAFDVEDETYQDYLKLKARAEVLQQNNRNLQGEDLGPLSVNELEQLENQLEVSLKQVRSTRTRYMFDHLTELQQKEQLLREANKSLNKKMDEDKAEIDLQLSWQAGEQRRQQQVDDHRALQLSWQEGEQRRQQQQMDEHKAEMALQWSWQAAEQQRQIAAYNHHINAAASERFFQPLECSPSLQSGNSLSNASNMMNSAAPVQNLLGFFPGWTL; from the exons ATGGGGAGAGGGAGAGTGGAACTAAAGTTGATAGAAAACAAGATTAATAGACAAGTTACATTTGCAAAGAGAAGGAATGGTCTTCTTAAGAAAGCTTATGAATTATCAGTTCTATGTGATGCTGAAGTTGCTCTTATCATTTTCTCTAGCAAAGGCAAACTCTATGAGTATTGTAGCAGCTCTAG cATGTTGAAGACTCTGGAGAGGTATCAAAGGAACACCAACTCAAGTACATCCCAGTCCAGTGAGATTGTTGCCTTTGACGTCGAG GATGAAACCTACCAGGACTATTTGAAGCTAAAGGCAAGAGCGGAGGTTCTACAACAGAATAATAG AAACCTGCAAGGGGAAGATTTGGGACCATTAAGTGTCAATGAGCTTGAGCAACTTGAGAACCAATTAGAGGTTTCACTAAAGCAAGTCAGATCGACAAGG ACTCGATATATGTTTGATCATCTTACGGAGCTTCAGCAAAAG GAACAACTGCTGCGTGAAGCTAATAAATCCCTGAATAAGAAG ATGGATGAAGATAAAGCAGAAATTGATCTACAGTTGTCATGGCAAGCAGGTGAACAACGAAGGCAGCAGCAGGTGGACGACCATAGAGCATTACAGTTGTCATGGCAAGAGGGTGAACAgcgaaggcagcagcagcagatggATGAACATAAAGCAGAAATGGCACTACAGTGGTCATGGCAAGCGGCTGAACAACAGAGGCAGATTGCTGCATACAATCATCATATTAATGCTGCTGCATCAGAGCGTTTTTTCCAACCTTTAGAGTGCAGCCCTTCCTTGCAATCTGG GAACAGTTTGAGTAATGCAAGTAATATGATGAATAGTGCTGCCCCAGTGCAAAACTTGTTAGGGTTTTTCCCTGGTTGGACGCTTTGA